Below is a genomic region from Salinirussus salinus.
GGGAATCGAGCGTTCGCACTCCTCGCGAGCGTGTTGATGGGCCGGCGCGTCCACGACACGACGACCGGCATGCGAGCCTACCGGCGCGAGCTCGTACGGAAGGTCGAGTGGACCGAGAACACCGGCCTGTCGGCGGAGCTGCTGATCCGGCCGCTGATGCGCGGGTACGACGTTCGCGAGCTCCCGATCGAGTACCGCGAGCGGAAGGGGGAGACGAAGCTCGACCCGCTGCAGGGCGGGGCGGCGATCGCGAAATCGATCCTGAAGGTCTGTCTGGAAGAACGGTTCCGGTAAGCGCGACCGGGCTCACTCCATGGGGTACCAGGCGAGGGAGTGGTCGGCGACGATATCGACCGAGACGGGGAGGCCGTCCTCGAGGGATTCGACGTGGTTGTGGAGACACCGGAGGGTCGCGCCGTCGTCGATCTCGACTGCGTAGATGAAGTTCGGACCGAGGTACTGGCGCCCGACGATCCGGCCGTCGGCGGTCGACTCGTTGGCGGGGACGGCCCGGAGGTCGTCGGGCCGAACGAGCACCTCGATGGACGCACCGTCGTAGGCGTCGGCGGGGCCGTTCAGACGGTCGGTCCCGACCGAGCCCAGCGGGGTCTCGACGGCGTCGTCCTCGACCCGGCCGGGGAGGAAGGAGGCCCGGCCCAGGAAGTTCGCCACGAACCGCGACCGGGGGTCCTCGAAGACGGACCTGGGCTCGCCCACCTGTTCGACCTGGCCGTCGGTCATCACCGCCACCCGGTCCGAGATCGACAGCGCTTCCTCCTGGTCGTGCGTGACCGACACGGCGGTGACGCCCGCCTCCTTGAGAATCCGCCGGACCTCCTGGCGCATCTCCTCGCGCAGGCTGATGTCGAGGTTCGAGAACGGTTCGTCCAGCAGGAGGACGGCGGGCTCGGGGGCGAGCGAGCGCGCGAGGGCGATCCGCTGCTGTTGCCCGCCCGAGAGCTGGCCCGGCCGGTGGTCGCGGTACTGGTCGAGCCCCACGAGGTCGAGTAGCTCCGCGACGCGGGTCTCGCGCTCGCTCTCGTCTTCGTCTGTGAGCCCGAACGCGACGTTCTCGGCCGCGGTCAGGTGGGGAAAGAGCGCGTAGTCCTGAAAGACGAGTCCGACGTCGCGCTGTTCCGGGTCGACGAAGGTCCCCGGGCCGGCGACGCGCTCGCCGGTCAGCGTGACCGTTCCCGACGTAGGCGTCTCGAGGCCCGCCAGGATGCGCAGTGTCGTCGTCTTCCCGCATCCCGACGGGCCGAGCAGAGTCAGGAGTTCACCCTCGTAGACCGACAGTGAGAGGTCCGCAACGGCCGTCTCGGTGCCGAACTCCTTGGTGACTCCGTCGAGTTCGAGGATCGGTTGGCCCGTCGGCGTCTCCCGCGTCGTCTGGCCTCCGCGGTCAGCTTTTGACCGTCGTGCGATCTGCTCGTTGCTCATGTCGGTGGCCCTCGCTGGTAGCTGTCGGTCCCGCCCGGGTATCCCTGCGGATTCTCGATACCGACCAGCTCTCCGCCCGTCGGGGACGCGTACAGCGCGTAGAGGAGTTCGTTCAGAAGGTAGTACCGGATCCGCTCGGCCGGCGATCCGTCCGGGTCCGGCTCGGCGGTATCTGCCCCGGTCTCGCGCAGCAACTGCTCTCGCCTCTCGCCGTCGAGGTCGACGAACCGTGCGCCGTGCCACGCCTCGCCCATTCGGTCGAGGCGTTCGATGGCCTCCGTCGCACCCGCCGCGTACCCGGAACGGGACGCCCGGCCGTCGAGGTACGTGGTCACGAACTCGTCGATACCGCTCACTGCCGACGGGTAGACGACGCGGGCGACCCCGAGTAGTGTCTCACGTTCGTGATCTCCGAGCTCCGGTCTCCTGTCGGGTGTGGCCCCCTCGCCGTCGTCGGCCGGCGTGTCCTCCGCCGTCGGCGGGTCCATCCCGCCACCTCCGTTCCCCAGCGTCGCCACGCTGACAGCTGCTCCCCCGGCCGCGAGCACCGCCAGCGCATCCCGACGGGTGAGCTCCATGTCGCTTTCTTTAGGCCACCCTAAGTTTATGCGTTTCCATCGCGGAGTGTGGTGTTCGTCCCGATCCCCGAGGGCCGCGTATCGGGTCTGTCGGGGATGTAGGTCCCCTCGAGGCCACACTCGGTGACGAGCGTACAGACCGACGATTCGGGCGGCCACACCGCCTCGACGCCGTCCGCGGTCGGGCGGACGAGGACCTCCTCGCGGTACGTGAGCGTCCCGCCGCTCGGTTCGGTGAGCGTGACCGTCAGCGCCACCACTTTCGGGTGCCCGACCGGGACCGCCTCGCCGGCCCCGGTAGCGACCGAGAGGTTTCGTCCGTCCACGGTGACGTTCTCGGGGGCGAGCGTCCAGTCGATGGTCAGTTCCCGGGGCGGGTCGCCCTCGTAGCGGTAGCGTCTGACGGTGTCGCCGTCCGTGACCGCGACGGAGACACTCGTAATCCGGTCGGGAATCGTCACCCTCGTCCGTCCCGTCAGGGTCGGCCCCTCGTGGAGGCGCACCCGTTCGAGGACCGGAACGACGTGGATCTCGGGTACCGGCGTCCACTCGCCCTGGTAACGGTAGCGGTAGTAGTTCCTGTCGGGGTACGCGTCGAGGACGGCGAAGTCGTCGGCAGGGTTGCGCGCCAGCGCGTAGACGGCCGGCCCCCCGAAGTCCGGGTCGTTGCGGAGGTACTGGAAGGGATGGTTGCGCCACTCGCCGTACTCCGGCGGGAGAAAGACCAGCGCGTTCTCGAAGTCGGCCTCCTCGACTGGTGCGTATGCGTCCTCGAACTTCTCCGTGTAGGCTGCGTGTTTCTCCGCCGGCGGGCCGAGGGCGGCGGCCTGGGCCGCGCCCACGACCGGCAGGGTGACTGCCAGGCACAGCACCGCGCCGGCCATCAGCGTCCGGGAGGAGACGCGCTCCCGCGCCAACCCCCGGAGCCACCTTGCGACCGACACGACGCCGTAGGCTGCAAAGGCTGACACCGGGAGCAACAGGTCGAAGTGGTAGATCGGCCCGAACAGCGAGATGATGCCGTCGGTTGGGTCCTCGATGGCCCCGAGGATGTTGAAGTTCCCCCAGAAGTAGACGTTGCCGACGGCCACCGCGGGGACGACCGCGAGCAACACCAGCCGGAGACGGCGGTCGCCCAGCGGGGCCTCCGGGTCGAGCCCCTCGTGGCGAATGCCGACAGCGAGGGCGCCGACGCCCGCGAGGGCCGCCGCGGTGCCGAGCGGGCCGGCGGCTACCCAGTCCGTCGCCAGTGTCAGGAGGACGGTGGCGTTGGCCCGGAGCGCCAGTTCCGGGGTGTACTGGATCTCATGGCCGAGGATCTGGCGGTGGCCGAACCCCGGTCCGTCGAGTGGAGCGAACGCCTCGAACGGAAAGAGCAGCGGCGACCCCGTCGTCGCGGCGTTGTACGCGAGGGCCACGCCGACGAACGCCAGGCCGACGCCCGCCACGGTCAGTTGCCGGCCCGCGGCACCGCGGTCCGCCGGCACTGCCCGCCAGAGGTGCCAGAGGGCGTGTGCTACGAAGGGCGCAGCGAAGAGGACCGCCGTGTACGGGCGCGCGAAAAACGCCAGCCCGATGGCCGCGCCCGCCAGGACGGCGTAGCGGACGTCGGCTCGCCGGACCGACCGCACGTACGCGAGCGCGAACAGTAGGTTGAGTGCCGTCGTGGGAGCGTACGGCAGGAAGGCCGCCGAGGTCAACAAAAAAAGCGGCGTGGCGGCTATCGTCGCCGCAGCGAGAACACCCGTGGGGCGGTCGAACGCCTCGGTGACGACGGCATAACAGAGCCCGACGTTCGCGGCCGCGACCGCTCCGAGCGCCAGGCGATACCCCCCCGCGAGCTTCCCGAGCGCGAAGACCGCCGCCGGTACGGGTGAGTACTTCGGGTACAGTCCGCGCTCACTCTCGACGAAAAACCACGGATGAAACGCCTCCCGGAGGGGTTCGGACCCGGGCGTCAGGAAGAGCTTTCCGTCCAGCAGCATGGCGGCCTGCTGGAGGTAGACCCCCTCGTCGTGGTTCGAGGAGTGGTAGGGGAGCAGCTCGTTGCCGAGAGTGAACACCGCCAGGCCCGCGGCGAGTGCGACTGCGCCCGCCAGGAGCCGGTAGCGGTTCTCCCGAAGGATGGTGCGGAGACGGCCTCCGTCGACGGCCAGCCTGGTCGGGAACACGGTCAGGGTCCGGACTCCCCGGACTGTGGCGGGGTGTCGGCGGTGTCTCCGGTCTGCTGGCTGTCACTCCGGGCCCCCGTTTCGCCCGCGCCCGGCGAGACGGCATCGCCCCCCTCCTGGGAGAGGAGGACGACCATCGAGAGCGCCGAGACGAGGACGAGGATGAGCGCCGGCACCGCCGCGGCGCCGACATAGCCCGCGCTCTCGGCGCGCCAGACACGGATGACCAGCGTCTCGAAGCCCGTCGGGCGCAACATCAGCGTCGCCGGCAGTTCCTTCATCGTCGTCAGGAAGAC
It encodes:
- a CDS encoding DUF7846 domain-containing protein, with product MFPTRLAVDGGRLRTILRENRYRLLAGAVALAAGLAVFTLGNELLPYHSSNHDEGVYLQQAAMLLDGKLFLTPGSEPLREAFHPWFFVESERGLYPKYSPVPAAVFALGKLAGGYRLALGAVAAANVGLCYAVVTEAFDRPTGVLAAATIAATPLFLLTSAAFLPYAPTTALNLLFALAYVRSVRRADVRYAVLAGAAIGLAFFARPYTAVLFAAPFVAHALWHLWRAVPADRGAAGRQLTVAGVGLAFVGVALAYNAATTGSPLLFPFEAFAPLDGPGFGHRQILGHEIQYTPELALRANATVLLTLATDWVAAGPLGTAAALAGVGALAVGIRHEGLDPEAPLGDRRLRLVLLAVVPAVAVGNVYFWGNFNILGAIEDPTDGIISLFGPIYHFDLLLPVSAFAAYGVVSVARWLRGLARERVSSRTLMAGAVLCLAVTLPVVGAAQAAALGPPAEKHAAYTEKFEDAYAPVEEADFENALVFLPPEYGEWRNHPFQYLRNDPDFGGPAVYALARNPADDFAVLDAYPDRNYYRYRYQGEWTPVPEIHVVPVLERVRLHEGPTLTGRTRVTIPDRITSVSVAVTDGDTVRRYRYEGDPPRELTIDWTLAPENVTVDGRNLSVATGAGEAVPVGHPKVVALTVTLTEPSGGTLTYREEVLVRPTADGVEAVWPPESSVCTLVTECGLEGTYIPDRPDTRPSGIGTNTTLRDGNA
- a CDS encoding gluconate 2-dehydrogenase subunit 3 family protein, with translation MELTRRDALAVLAAGGAAVSVATLGNGGGGMDPPTAEDTPADDGEGATPDRRPELGDHERETLLGVARVVYPSAVSGIDEFVTTYLDGRASRSGYAAGATEAIERLDRMGEAWHGARFVDLDGERREQLLRETGADTAEPDPDGSPAERIRYYLLNELLYALYASPTGGELVGIENPQGYPGGTDSYQRGPPT
- a CDS encoding ABC transporter ATP-binding protein → MSNEQIARRSKADRGGQTTRETPTGQPILELDGVTKEFGTETAVADLSLSVYEGELLTLLGPSGCGKTTTLRILAGLETPTSGTVTLTGERVAGPGTFVDPEQRDVGLVFQDYALFPHLTAAENVAFGLTDEDESERETRVAELLDLVGLDQYRDHRPGQLSGGQQQRIALARSLAPEPAVLLLDEPFSNLDISLREEMRQEVRRILKEAGVTAVSVTHDQEEALSISDRVAVMTDGQVEQVGEPRSVFEDPRSRFVANFLGRASFLPGRVEDDAVETPLGSVGTDRLNGPADAYDGASIEVLVRPDDLRAVPANESTADGRIVGRQYLGPNFIYAVEIDDGATLRCLHNHVESLEDGLPVSVDIVADHSLAWYPME